One window of the Allosaccharopolyspora coralli genome contains the following:
- a CDS encoding OmpA family protein gives MDRSVKYVGSAIAFAAALLVGGCTGGGGEGQPGQGEPGQQQGQGQQGQGQPGQGQPGQGQQGQGGDQASLDAAAKAEMEGQLAQLMQQSPITFEPDTATLTPQGEQTVAQVAEMITNSPGELRFEVTGFTAPEQPSATDVNQLAQERAQTVVDQLAGAGVPAERLQATGGGPSQPMGDPTQERRAEIRIL, from the coding sequence ATGGACCGAAGTGTCAAGTACGTCGGCTCGGCGATCGCCTTCGCGGCAGCACTTCTGGTGGGCGGCTGCACCGGCGGAGGCGGCGAAGGTCAACCCGGCCAGGGCGAACCCGGCCAGCAACAGGGCCAGGGCCAGCAGGGACAGGGACAACCGGGACAGGGCCAGCCCGGACAGGGCCAACAGGGCCAGGGTGGCGATCAGGCTTCGCTGGACGCTGCGGCGAAGGCCGAGATGGAAGGCCAGCTCGCGCAGCTCATGCAGCAGAGCCCGATCACCTTCGAGCCGGACACCGCGACGCTCACCCCCCAGGGCGAGCAGACCGTTGCGCAGGTGGCGGAGATGATCACGAACTCGCCCGGTGAACTGCGGTTCGAGGTCACCGGTTTCACCGCGCCCGAGCAGCCCAGCGCCACGGACGTGAACCAACTCGCGCAGGAACGCGCGCAGACCGTGGTGGACCAGCTGGCGGGGGCCGGAGTGCCCGCCGAGCGCCTCCAAGCCACCGGCGGCGGTCCCTCACAGCCCATGGGCGACCCGACCCAGGAACGCCGCGCCGAGATCAGGATCCTCTGA